The following are from one region of the Kwoniella dendrophila CBS 6074 chromosome 6, complete sequence genome:
- a CDS encoding 60S ribosomal protein L37a, which produces MTKRTKKVGVTGKYGTRYGASLRKTVKKMEITQHARYACPNCGKNAVKRTAVGIWKCKGCARTYAGGAYTFGTPSAATVRSTIRRLREVAEV; this is translated from the exons ATG ACCAAAAGAACCAAAAAGGTCGGTGTTACCGGTAAATATGGTACTCGTTACGGTGCTTCTTTAAGAAAGAC CGTCAAAAAGATGGAAATCACCCAACACGCTAGATACGCATGTCCTAACTGTGGAAAG AACGCCGTCAAAAGAACCGCTGTCGGTATCTGGAAATGTAAAGGTTGTGCACGAACATACGCCGGTGGTGCTTACACCTTCGGTACACCTTCAGCCGCTACCGTTAGATCAACCATTAGACGATTAAGAGAAGTTGCTGAAgtataa